The DNA window atcactaatcacagcagaacacagcagactaaacaaaccaacaccaatctttaacaccaactgcaaaaatgagaacatggtgctgtgaccagcagctgttgttatctccaacccttgagccccacgttgggcaccagaaaagactgtcgtggtttagccggcagctcagccccacacagtcgctcgctcactcccccaccagtagatgggggagagaatcagaagggtaacgctcgcgggttgggataagaacagtttaatgattaaaattaaaagaaacaacaacagaaatgcaatgtaaaggcgaacaacgagaggcgcaaagccccgggggagggaaagggagggggggaggggaacgaaccgccgaatactggtcatggtgtcacatggtatggaatgaacatgccattggccagtcggggtcagctgcccccaccatggccctgcccctcccaacccccccccccgcccccgccacgcggcagagcgcaggaagctggaaaggtagccgacccccacagtgaggagaattaaccccgtctcagccaaaaccagcacaaggagACAAGGGCTCACCAGGACATCAGTGCCTCCAGTATGCCAGCAGGCTTCTGGTGATGCTTGGCACCCTCACACCACTGCCCCAGCCGGACCCACTTGCCCACAACCCCCTCTCCCGCCCCAGACCTACTGGTGCCCATAAAACACGAGCTGTGACTCCTCGGGGATCTTCCAGAGCCGCACGGTGCCGTCCCGACCCCCCGCCGTCACACAGCACTCACGGCTCAGGCTGTCCAGCCCCGTGATGACATCCTGCTGCCCGAACCTGGAGGGGGAGGTGGCAAAGAGCTGCGGCAGGCACAGCCCCCCGCCACATTTCTTTCCCCAGGTGAGGGAGGCTcagtggggtgtgtgtgtccccagGCTCTTACAGGGTCTCCATGTCTGCGTTCTCCGCCACGTTCCAGACCTTGACGCAGCGGTCATGGGAGGCACTGTACAGCTGGTGCGTGCCCTTCCGGAAGGACAGGCCCTGCGGACGGACAGCCGGACATAGGGGGAGTGGTGAGGGGCACCGGGGAGGACagtgctgcctggccctgcaggcGTCGCAGCCAATGCCCCCGACTCACCGAGACGGCATCGCGGTGCCCAGTGAAGATGTGCAGGCGCTTGCAGGTGGCGGTGTCCCAGACCATGATCAGCTTGTTCCTGTCTCCCGTAGCCTGGCAGAACACAGGGGATACCCAAGACCTGCCCCACGAGGACCCACCACACATCCCAGCCTATGCTCCCACTCCATACGCTTTGGGGGGTCCCAGGGACGCCTTCTTGGCTCCAGCGGAGGTAGGGGCTGCTTGAAGCCAGCAAAGTACACCTGGGCACGAGATACCGCTCTCCGCAGGACCCCAGGAGGAGATGcactccccaccagcacccctccGCCACACATGGCAGCACCAGCCCCCTCTCCCGTACCAGGTACTTGCCATCCGATGAGATGGCCATGCAGAGGACGTGGGATGCGTGCCCCATGTGCTGCTCCTCGGTGCCCTTCTTCCCCCCGGGCACCACGCATGGCCTCTTCCCGCTCTCCACCTCCCGTACGGGAAAGGCATCGCCGTCACGCCCTGGGAACCTCCCAACATATTGGGAAGCGCCAACGAGCCTCCCACAGAGCCCAAAACGATGCACGTGCACATCCCCGGAAGGGGCAGGGGCCCAGCCACCTCCACAGGCACCcacgctcctgctgctgcagggtgcctCCCTGCAGGGTTCAGGCTGGGGGAACAGCCAGTCGCGGCCCCAAGGGAACACTTGCATTTGATGAGGGAGCCGTCCTTGGAAGCCGAAAAGATGAACCTGTCATCTGGAGAGATGACCAGGCAGGTGACGGGCAGCTGGTGCCCCCGCAGCACTCAAATGCTGGCTGGATCTGGAGGCTGCACCCGCAGGGAGAGCGGGATGTGAGCTGGGCCTCCCTCGGTCCCTTCCCCCGGCATGGGAGTACCCAAGCACAgcaccctccctcctccagggcACCAGCCCCCGGCACCCTGGGAAGAAGGAGGGCCCTGGTCCCGGAGCCAGCACCGTAACTCGGGGTGCCGGCCCTGGCTGTGCCCGAGTGCCCCCCAAAGCCGGCACTTAGAGCCTGGCagccccccggcgcccccagcGCTGGGCACTTATGTCTTTGGCGACCAGGCGCTGCAGCCGacccttctgctccagctgggcaAGAAGCGGGAGGCTCAGTGGAGACGGCCCCGGTCCCGCGGGAGCGGGGCAGagcctgccgccgccgccgctgccagGACTGGGGGGACGCGCCCACCCCGCTGCTCACCACGTCCTCCTTCAGCCGGTCGCCGATGAGATCCGCCGGATgcgtctcctcctcctcctctgccgcCGCCCGCTCCTCCTCTGTGGCGGACGCGGGGCGTGCGGGCCGGGCTCAGCACCGAGGGCTGCAcgcccctctgccccaccgGGGTACCGGCACCGGGCGGCACTCACCGTGCTGGCGGAGCTCCTCCAGGTACAGCTTGGCCAGGCGCAGCTTTTTCTCCTGCGGCgtctcctccacctcctcctctacCGCCgcctcctgccgccgccgccgtcccaACGACGGGCTGCGGGGACAGGCGTgagcaccggcaccggcaccggcttCCCCCAGCGGCGCAGCTTGTACCTCTCCGGCTCGGAGTCGCTGGACACCTCCTCGTCGACGGACCAGACGGCCGCCGCCCGCGACCTCCTCTCGGCGCCCAGGACCTGAGGAACGAACCGGGGTGACCCCAGGGACGGAATCGGACGGGACGGGACACGGACACCGACCAGAGCGACCTCGCAGGGGCAGTCACTCCGCagccccctccgccccgcccggcccggccctcaCAGCAGCTCGCGGCCGCCGCCATCCCGCCGCCCCGCGTGGGGCTTTGGCCCTAcagctgcccgccgccgccatgcTGCCGCTCCACGTGCTGCCCGCCCCGCCAGCTGCAGGGGCGCGCCCCGCGCCTATTGGCTGCAGCCGACTAGGtccccctcccgccgcgcctgcggccccgcccccgcttCCTATCGGCGGGCCGCGCTGTCACTCGAGTAGTGACGACTCCGCCGCGCCCCCCGGTGCTGCTGGGCCTGCCCCCTCGGCGACACGGCCCGCCCCCTGGTGCTGACAGCCACGCCCCCTCGGCGGCTTGCCCCGCCCCCGGTGCTGCTGGCCCCGGCCTCTCGGCGCAACGACACGCcccctggtgctgcctggcttcTGGTCCCGTAGCACGGCCTTTGCGGGCTCCCAAGGACCCCGGCCTTGGCTGTCGCCGGGGGTAGTGGTGGGACGGCCTGTCCCGGCGATGCTCTAAAGCGCTAAAACCGGCTTTTGTTCGGAAGCTTTATTTTGCGCCTTTAGTGTCTTGTCTCTGGCACCTGGGGAGGCGTGGAAGGGCAGCGGGAGCACCCTTCGGCTGCTCCAAGTTAGGCAACAGGCTCGCTTCCTCAAGGATAAGCAGCCAAAGAGTGTCACCACGCGTACCCAGAGCATCCTGGAAGGGCTGCTGACTGCAGGCCGGTGGTCTCCCTTTTGGAGATCGCTCAAAGGCGACGGCTCCGCTGAGGGCTTGGTTTCCCCGTGTGACCTCCTGAGGgcgaaaaggggaaaaggggatAGCAGCATTAAGGTGTGACCCTCTCAGGACCATAAAGCCCCTTTGTGTTAGGTAAAATGGCCACTCAGAAGGCAGTTAACGCCCACGATTTTGTCTCTTCACCGGCTGTACCATCTTTTGGAGGTGCACCAATCTCGCCCCTCACCCCGGGGACAAGATTGGGTGAAAAAACATTGGTTTCAACCGCAGAGTGTAGTAGGCAGGATAAGGGTAGTGTAGAAGGAAGCTAGGGTTAGAccggggaaaggaaaagctgtaatttgCGCAGTCCTGGGAGCGAGTCTGTCAGCAGCGGTGGAAGAGAGGAAACGGAGGCTTTGTCAAGCCGATGTCACAATAGACTCACTGCAGGTGGTCATAAAGTCACTGCAGGAACAATTGGAGGGAAACAAGCGATTGttgcaggaggagagaaatcaAAATGCCATACTGAAGGAAGAATTGAGGGATCAGCTTTTGAGGGAAGCAGATACACTGGCGGAGGTAGAGGTGAAACTTTCAGAGAAAGGGGTACGGCAAGTTTACCCTCAGGGAGACTTGCAGAGGGCAAGGGAAACTGTAGAAAGCTTCCCTCACATGTATCCACTCTTTAAAACAGAGTACTTGTATGAGGACAATAACGATGACCGTCCTCAAGTTCTCACCAAAGAAGTCCCATTTACAGCAACTGAAGTAGCAAAGTTGAAAAAAGACTTTGCAAGAACTCCGAAGGAATCGGAGACAGAATATGTGTGGAGAGTGTCCCTGTCAGCAGGGGGGGATGGAATTTTGTTGTcggagaaagaagcagaaggctATTGGGGTCCAGGTGTGTTCTTAACTACAGGTAATCGCCGAGCCCCATGGTCATTAACCCAGAGGGCTGCGTATTGGGCCGGAGGGCTGAACCCTTTGGAGAGGGGAGATCGCCTTGCCGTAACAGGTACGGTGGATCAACTAGTGGAAAGCGTGCAGAAAGCAGCCTGTCTCCAAAAGATGTATGATCGGGAGCTCAAGCCCCACCAGAGTTCCCCGATGATGATGCCTGTAGACCCAGGGAGGATGACTCCCCTGATCCGGGGACTCCCTGACTCCCTGAAACCCACTGGGATCCAATTACAGGGgagaattcaaaataattccGAAGGAGAAAGAACTGCGGCCACTCTGGAAGGGATAATAACCCCTGACCATTGGCGGTTGGGAAGGAAAGTGTGGACGTGGAGGGAGGTAGCgcaggaattaattaattttgggagaaaatatgGCCCTGATGGTGGATCGTtccaaaaaaccaaagcaagggTTGTACGGTCTGCAGAGCAAGTTAACAATCGGCAGCTGTCAATTGGGAAGGGCCAGGATTTGAGGCCACTCCGCAACAATCATCCCGGGAGAGAGAGACCCCTAAGTCGACAGGGCTTATGGCATCTAGGGCTTCAGAAGGGCATTCCTCGAGACCTGATGGATGGACTCCCGACCCCAAAATTGGAAAAACTTGTACAGAAATGGTCAGGGAAGAAGGCCACTCTCGGAGTAGTTGCCGCTGCTCCACCCCTGATAGATCTTGAGGGGGAGCTGACTAGGGAAAAGGCGGAAAACTAGACCCTCCGTTCCCCAAAGGTGAGGAGAGGAGCGGAGGATGGATGTTTGTAAGACAACTCACCTTGAATCTAAGAGGGGGTTTATTAGTCACAGTAGCTGTAGGACCAAGGAAAAGACCGgtaatttttctaattgatACTGGGCCACAAATCACCGCACTGATGCAGACCGAAGCAGAACGGTGCGGGATCTCTATCCCATCTAGAAATCTAATTATCTTAAATGCTCTGGGAAAGACACAGTCAATGCCTATGAGTTCAGTGACACTATGGTTCCCAGGAGAGGAAGCCCCCATCAATACCATGGTAGCCATAGGACCTTTTCAGACAAACATTTTAGGCATGGCTGCgttgaagggaaggcagtggcatGACACCCAGGGGAACTCGTGGTCTTTTGGCATCCCCCAGGTCAGGCAATTAACTGAAACATCTTGGGCGGAGGTGCGCCTATTGCAAACGGCACCTGGCCTTCCCCCCTCCAAGATTACCAACGTAAAACCCTATGCGTTGCCGCTaggagccagggaagggatAGCCCCAGTAACTGAGGATCTCAAACAGCAGGGAATTTTAGTGTTTACTCACTCCCCGTACAATTCACCAGTGTGGCCAGTATGCAACCCTAATGGAAAATGGCGCCTGACCATTGACTATCGGCGACTGAATGCAAACACTGGCCCCCTGACTGCGGCTGTACCCAACATAGCCGAATTACTTGCAGCCATTCAAGAACAGGCCCACCCTATCTTAGCAACCATTGATGTGAAGGACATGTTTTTTATGGTTCCACTCCAGGAGTGTGATCGAGACCAATTTGCTTTTACCTGGGAAGGACAACAGTACACTTTTACCCATTTGCCTCAGGCATATAAACACTCGCCTACCTTGGCCCACCATGCCCCAGCACAGGAATTGGCAATAATCCCATCAGAAAGAGAGGTCAAAGTCTATCAGTATATTGATGACATACTAAAAGGGGGACATACCATAGCTTCGGTGCAGACTATGCAGGACAGAACTATTAATCACCTGGAAGGAACAGGCCTTCAAATAcccaaagaaaaaacacaagcccCTGCCAGTGAAGTTAAGTTGTGGGGCATCTGGTGGAAAGGAGGGTCAGCCTGTATTCCTCAGGACACCCTCTCAGCATTAGATCAGGTAAAAATTCCGGAAGGTAAAAAGGAGCTGCAACACACCTTGGGATTCTTGGTCTTTTGGAGAAAGCATAAGCCAAAATTTGCAATAATGGCACGTCCCTTATATGACCTGTTGCGAAAGAGGGTGATTTGGAAA is part of the Phalacrocorax aristotelis chromosome 6, bGulAri2.1, whole genome shotgun sequence genome and encodes:
- the LOC142058249 gene encoding LOW QUALITY PROTEIN: uncharacterized protein LOC142058249 (The sequence of the model RefSeq protein was modified relative to this genomic sequence to represent the inferred CDS: substituted 1 base at 1 genomic stop codon), whose amino-acid sequence is LHRLYHLLEVHQSRPSPRGQDWVKKHWFQPQSVVGRIRVVXKEARVRPGKGKAVICAVLGASLSAAVEERKRRLCQADVTIDSLQVVIKSLQEQLEGNKRLLQEERNQNAILKEELRDQLLREADTLAEVEVKLSEKGVRQVYPQGDLQRARETVESFPHMYPLFKTEYLYEDNNDDRPQVLTKEVPFTATEVAKLKKDFARTPKESETEYVWRVSLSAGGDGILLSEKEAEGYWGPGVFLTTGNRRAPWSLTQRAAYWAGGLNPLERGDRLAVTGTVDQLVESVQKAACLQKMYDRELKPHQSSPMMMPVDPGRMTPLIRGLPDSLKPTGIQLQGRIQNNSEGERTAATLEGIITPDHWRLGRKVWTWREVAQELINFGRKYGPDGGSFQKTKARVVRSAEQVNNRQLSIGKGQDLRPLRNNHPGRERPLSRQGLWHLGLQKGIPRDLMDGLPTPKLEKLVQKWSGKKATLGVVAAAPPLIDLEGELTREKAEN